GGCGGGTCTGACCGGGCTCGGGCTGTCGCCAGACGAGTTCTGGCGCCTCACGCCGGTGGAACTGAGGATCATGCTGGGGGACGGCGCGGCGCCGCCCCTGACGCGGGCGCGTCTGGACGAGTTGGTGCGCGCCTATCCG
This portion of the Rhodobacter sp. CZR27 genome encodes:
- a CDS encoding rcc01693 family protein, coding for MAGFDWPALMRAGLTGLGLSPDEFWRLTPVELRIMLGDGAAPPLTRARLDELVRAYPDHGKGQDHG